TCGGCCATGAGGTCTTCGAGGAGACGATGGCGCGGGTGACGCATGACACCGAAGACCTGATGGTCGGAACGCAAATGCTGCTCGACGTCTATTCGCGGGCGGAGGTGAAGCAGATCGTACTGATCGACGGACCGGCGGTGCTTGGCTGGAACGAATGGCGAGACCTGCAGGAGCCGCTTCACCAGGCGATGCTGACCCATGCGCTGCAGCATCTGGTGGATGAGGGCTGGCTCGCGCCGCAACCGCTGGAGCCGGTCGCGTCGCTGATCGCGGGTGCGCTGATGCAGGCGGGGCTTGCGATTGCGAATGCGGACGATCCGGCCGAGGCGCGGAAGATATATGGGCGCGGCCTCGAGACGCTG
Above is a window of Parvibaculum lavamentivorans DS-1 DNA encoding:
- a CDS encoding TetR/AcrR family transcriptional regulator, with product MNMPVSRSAPAKKPSKNREQLLAAARRLFGLRGYGEVGTEEIVREAGVTRGALYYQFADKQDLFRALFISMLHEIGHEVFEETMARVTHDTEDLMVGTQMLLDVYSRAEVKQIVLIDGPAVLGWNEWRDLQEPLHQAMLTHALQHLVDEGWLAPQPLEPVASLIAGALMQAGLAIANADDPAEARKIYGRGLETLVEGFTRRRND